In Nitrospirota bacterium, a single window of DNA contains:
- the trxA gene encoding thioredoxin — protein sequence MAEGVIAATTATWESEVLKAQGLVLVDFWAVWCGPCRMVAPIVEELAKEFTGKMKVVKLNTDENPDVASKYKIMGIPTLMFFRNGDKIDQLVGAVPKAQLKEKIQTLLG from the coding sequence ATGGCAGAAGGAGTGATTGCCGCAACAACGGCTACGTGGGAATCTGAGGTGCTAAAGGCGCAAGGACTGGTGCTTGTTGACTTCTGGGCAGTGTGGTGCGGTCCATGCAGGATGGTAGCTCCTATTGTGGAGGAGTTAGCAAAGGAATTTACAGGGAAAATGAAGGTCGTAAAGCTCAACACTGATGAAAATCCCGATGTAGCCAGTAAGTACAAAATAATGGGGATACCAACCCTGATGTTTTTCCGTAACGGTGATAAGATAGACCAGCTTGTAGGGGCTGTACCAAAAGCACAACTTAAGGAAAAGATTCAAACACTTCTTGGTTAG